The following is a genomic window from Acidobacteriota bacterium.
CACGCGACGAAGGCTTCCATCATGTAGCCGTAGAAGACGATCCACCCCGTCGCGAGCATGACCTTGGCCATCGCGTCGAGATGCCGCTCGGTGATGTAGCCGTACAGCCCGTAGATCGCCCGGAGCGGAATGAGCAGCGTCAGCACCATCGCGAACCCGGAGAAAATGGCGCCGGCGACGAAGTAGGGCGGAAAGATCGTCGCGTGCCACCCGGGCAGCAACGACACCGCGAAGTCGAAGCTCACCACGGTGTGCACCGAGAGCACGAGCGGCGTCGACAGACCCGCGAGCAGCATGTAGGCCGTCTCGTACCGCCGCCAGTGCACCGCCGAGCCGCGCCAGCCGAACGACAGGAACCCGTAGACGATCCGGGCCACCTTGTTCGTCGCCCGGTCGCGCAGGGTCGCGAGGTCGGGGATCAGGCCGGTGAACCAGAAGAGCGCCGAGACGGTGCCGTAGGTCGACACGGCGAACACGTCCCAGATGAGCGGGCTGCGGAACTGCGGCCACATGCCCATCGTGTTCGGGTAGGGCAGCAGCCAGTACGCCGCGAGCCACGGCCGGCCGGTGTGGAACAGCGGGTAGAGCAGCGCGCAGGCCACGGCGAAGAGCGTCATCGCCTCGGCCGCGCGGTTGATCGACATCCGCCACTGCTGCCGGAACAGGAACAGGATCGCGGAAATCAGCGTCCCCGCGTGGCCGATGCCAATCCACCAGACGAAGTTGATGATGTCGAAGCCCCAGCCCACGGGCTGGTTGACGCCCCACACGCCGATGCCGCTGAAGAGCAGCATGACGACGGCCATCAGCAGGCCCTGCAGCAGCGCGAAGCCCACCGCGAAGCCGAAGAACCAGCTGAGCGGCGTCTTCAGCCTCAGGACGATGTCGCTGATCTTCTCGGTGACGGTCTTCAGCGTCTGCCCCGGCGCGATGACCGGGGTCTCGGGCGTCAGTCCGACACGCTGGTGACTCGACTCAACAGCCATAGGGGTTCACTCGACTAGTGCGCGGTCGTGTGGTCGGCGCCGTGGCCCCCGGCCGGGGCGAGCGCGGGATTGGGGTTCTTCACGGCCGCCAGGTACGTCGTCCTCGGCCGCGTGTTGAGCTCGTCGAGCACCTTGTAGCCACGCGGCTCCTCGCGCAGCTTCGCCACGCGCGAGGTCGGATCGTTCAGGTCGCCGAAGACGATCGCCTGCGCCGGGCACGCGGCCTCGCACGCGGCCACCACCTCGCCGTCGCGGATCTTCCGGTCCTCGCGCTTGGCGTCGATGCGGGCGTGGTTGATCCGCTGGACGCAATACGAGCACTTCTCCATCACGCCGCGGCTGCGCACCGTGACGTCAGGGTTGCGCGCCATCTTCAGGCTCGGCGTGTCCCAGTCGGAGTAGAGGAAGAAGTTGAACCGCCGCACCTTGTAGGGGCAGTTGTGCGAGCAGTACCGCGTCCCCACGCACCGGTTGTAGACCATGTCGTTCAGCCCCTCGTCGCTGTGCACGGTCGCCGCCACCGGGCAGACGACCTCGCACGGCGCATTCTCGCAGTGCTGGCACATCATGGGCTGGTAGTACATGTCGGGGTCGTCGACCGACCCGGTGTAGTACCGGTCGACCCGGATCCAGTGCATCTCGCGCTGCCGTCGCACCTGGTCCTTGCCGACGACGGGGATGTTGTTCTCCGACACGCAGGCGACGACGCACGCGTTGCAGCCGGTGCACGAGTTGAGGTCGATCGACATGCCCCAGGCGTACCCCTCGTACTTCCAGGGGTTGCCGTAGAGCGTCATGTTCTCGTCGGGCGAGTGCGCGTAGTGGTGCGCGAACTCCGGGTCGGCCTCGTACGTGCCGAGGGTGCCCGCGCGGAGGTGGTGGCGGCCCTCCATCGCGAAGTGGCCCTGGGTGCACGCGAGCGGGTAGCGCTCGCCGTTGGCCCGGAGCGTGGCCCCGACCGTCTGCCACGGAGCCGACGCCGCACGCACCGGCGTGACGTCGACGCCGACGCCGTTGCCCACGCGCCCCGCACGCCGCCGCCCGTAACCGAGCGTCAGGTGCACCGACCCGTGCGCCTGGCCCGGCAGGATCCACACCGGCACCTTGATCGAGGCCTCGCCGACCGTCAGCGTCGCGAGGTCCTCGTTGAGCACGCCGAGCTCGCGCGCGGTGCGCTCGCTGACCAGCGCCACGTTGTCCCACGCGATCTTCGTCACCGGGCGCGGCGCTTCCTGCAGCCACCCGTTGTTGGCGAAGCGGCCATCCCAGACGTGCGGGCACGGGCGGATCACCACCTCGAGCCCCTCGGCGGGCGCCGGCGCGGCAAGCGACGCCACGACCGCGCCGTTGAACGCCACCGGCTTCGGCCGGGACGCGGTGCCCGGGATGTAGCCGTCGTGCACCGAGCGCCGCCAGAAGTCCTCGAAGGTACCCGGCGTCGTCCCGTCGGGCCACACGAACGTTCCCCAGTCGCCGGTCGCGCGCGCGTCGTAACCGCGCTGCCAGTACTCGCGCACCACGTCGTAGGCCCGGCGGTCGAGGCGCGGGCTCATCGCCACGACCAGCTCCAGGGCGGACTTGCCCTCGTAGAGCGGCGCGATCAGCGGCTGAACGATGGAGACCGTGCCGTCGAACGCCCGGGTATCGCCCCAGGCCTCGAGCGGATGCGCTTCGGGCACGTGCCACTGGCAGTACTCGCCCGTTTCGTCGTCGTACAGGCCGAGGTGCACGCGCAGCGTGACCTTCTGCATCGCCTCGGCGAACCGGAGGTCGGGCGGCGCGCTGTAGACCGGGTTGGTCGCCATCACCACGAGCAAGTCGACCTTCCCCTCGTGCATCTCCCGGACCAGGGCGCGCAGCTCGGCGAGCTGCTCGGTGGGCCTCGGCGTCACGGCGGCCACATACTCGACGGTCTCGCCGGCGTTGCCGAGCGCGTCGTTGATCGCGTGCGCCAGCACGTGGACGGCCGGCGGCTGCTCGTCGCCCGCCACCACCAGGCTGCGGCCGCGATGAGCGCGCAAATCGCCCACGAGCGCGTCGAGCAGCCCCGCGGGCAGGCCGGGCACCTCGGCCGGCGCGGTGACGCCGACGACGCCGAGCGCGGCCGCGACCGCCCGCGCGACGCGCTCGACATCGGTCGCCCGCAGCGGGACACGGTGGTCGGCCTTGATGCCGGTCGTCGAGGGCGTGCTCTCGACGACGTACAGGCGGTTCATCGTCGTCTGGCCCGCGGTGAGCCGGCGCTTCGCGATGAAATCGCGCGTGTACCGCAGACGACCCGGCCCGCTCGAAAGGAAGTCGGCATCGAGCGACAGCACCACCTCGGCGCGGTCGAAGTGATAGATCGGATCGACGTACTCGCCGAAGGCGAGGCGTGACGCCGCCCGCATGTCGTCGCGCGACACGGCGTCGTACTGGATCCACTTCGCGTCCGGCAGATCCGCGAGCAGCGATTCGATTTCCGCCGCGAGCGTCGGCGACGTCACCGTCTCGGTGAGCAGCCGCAGCCCGGCGCCCTTCAGGGCGCGCTGCGCGGTCATCGCCGCCTGGATGGCCGGCAGGAACTCGCTCCACGGCCGGATGTCGCCCAGGTAGCGGACCGTCTTCGACCGGTCCGGGTCGTAGAGCGTCAGAATCGACCCCTGGGAGAAGACGTCCGTGCCGCCCAGCGTCGCCGGATGCTCGGGGTTCGGCTCGATCTTGGTCGGCCGTCCCATGTGACTCTCGACGAGCACCGGCGTCGCGGCGGCGCCGAGCGGCAGCGCGGTGGCGAAATAGAGCGGCCGCCCCGGAACGATCTCCTCGGGCGCCCGCACGTAGGGGACGATCTTCTCCGCGGGCATCCGCGTGCAGCCCGTGACCCCGGCGAGGGCGAGCGATGCGCCCATCAGCTTGATGAACTCGCGGCGGCCCTTCGGATCGTCGAACTCCGAGGCCGCTTCCGGGAACTCCCGATGGAGCATCTCGCGGAACTCGGGCGTGTCGGCCAGCTCGTCGAGGCCGCGCCAGTAGGTCGGGCCGCTCCCGGCTGACAGGCGGGCCCGCAGGGCCCCCAGATCCATCTCTCTCATATCGACTTCTCGGCTCGCTCGAGGCGTGTCGGCCGGATTACCGGTGACACACCGAACACGTAGTCAGGCTCTGAATGTCGTACGCCTTCACGAGCTCGGGCCCCAGCACCGCCTGGCTGACCGCGGGCCGGTAGCCCATCTCGAAGACGGCCTCGCGCGGCCGGACGTACTGCTCGGGGCGGCGGTGACAGTCGAGACACCACTCCATCTGCAGCGACTTGGCCTGATAGATGCCAGGCATCTGGTCGAGGCGTCCGTGGCAGGTCTCGCAGCCGATGCCCTTCTTCACGTGGATGGCGTGGTTGAAGTAGACGAAGTCGGGCAGGTTGTGGACCCGCACCCACTGCAGCGATTCGCCGGTGCGCCAGCTGGCGCGCACCGGCTCGAGATACGGGCTGGTCGCCCAGATCTGCGAGTGACAGTTCATGCAGGTCTTCGTGGGTGGTATGTTGGCGAACGCGGCCTGGTCGACCGACGTATGGCAGTAGCGGCAGTCGATGCCGAGCCCGCCGACGTGGTGGGCATGACTGAACTGCACGGGCTGTTCGACGTTCGTGTTGGCG
Proteins encoded in this region:
- the nrfD gene encoding polysulfide reductase NrfD — its product is MAVESSHQRVGLTPETPVIAPGQTLKTVTEKISDIVLRLKTPLSWFFGFAVGFALLQGLLMAVVMLLFSGIGVWGVNQPVGWGFDIINFVWWIGIGHAGTLISAILFLFRQQWRMSINRAAEAMTLFAVACALLYPLFHTGRPWLAAYWLLPYPNTMGMWPQFRSPLIWDVFAVSTYGTVSALFWFTGLIPDLATLRDRATNKVARIVYGFLSFGWRGSAVHWRRYETAYMLLAGLSTPLVLSVHTVVSFDFAVSLLPGWHATIFPPYFVAGAIFSGFAMVLTLLIPLRAIYGLYGYITERHLDAMAKVMLATGWIVFYGYMMEAFVAWYSGSPYERFVIWNRMTGPYWWALWMLVLCNGLVPQLLWSKKIRTSVVPLFLISIVVNIGMWLERYVIIVTSLHRDFLPSSWGMYAGTIWDWSFYIGTIGMFLTLFYLFIRVLPMISIFEMRTLTPQGRVEGGSH
- a CDS encoding TAT-variant-translocated molybdopterin oxidoreductase: MREMDLGALRARLSAGSGPTYWRGLDELADTPEFREMLHREFPEAASEFDDPKGRREFIKLMGASLALAGVTGCTRMPAEKIVPYVRAPEEIVPGRPLYFATALPLGAAATPVLVESHMGRPTKIEPNPEHPATLGGTDVFSQGSILTLYDPDRSKTVRYLGDIRPWSEFLPAIQAAMTAQRALKGAGLRLLTETVTSPTLAAEIESLLADLPDAKWIQYDAVSRDDMRAASRLAFGEYVDPIYHFDRAEVVLSLDADFLSSGPGRLRYTRDFIAKRRLTAGQTTMNRLYVVESTPSTTGIKADHRVPLRATDVERVARAVAAALGVVGVTAPAEVPGLPAGLLDALVGDLRAHRGRSLVVAGDEQPPAVHVLAHAINDALGNAGETVEYVAAVTPRPTEQLAELRALVREMHEGKVDLLVVMATNPVYSAPPDLRFAEAMQKVTLRVHLGLYDDETGEYCQWHVPEAHPLEAWGDTRAFDGTVSIVQPLIAPLYEGKSALELVVAMSPRLDRRAYDVVREYWQRGYDARATGDWGTFVWPDGTTPGTFEDFWRRSVHDGYIPGTASRPKPVAFNGAVVASLAAPAPAEGLEVVIRPCPHVWDGRFANNGWLQEAPRPVTKIAWDNVALVSERTARELGVLNEDLATLTVGEASIKVPVWILPGQAHGSVHLTLGYGRRRAGRVGNGVGVDVTPVRAASAPWQTVGATLRANGERYPLACTQGHFAMEGRHHLRAGTLGTYEADPEFAHHYAHSPDENMTLYGNPWKYEGYAWGMSIDLNSCTGCNACVVACVSENNIPVVGKDQVRRQREMHWIRVDRYYTGSVDDPDMYYQPMMCQHCENAPCEVVCPVAATVHSDEGLNDMVYNRCVGTRYCSHNCPYKVRRFNFFLYSDWDTPSLKMARNPDVTVRSRGVMEKCSYCVQRINHARIDAKREDRKIRDGEVVAACEAACPAQAIVFGDLNDPTSRVAKLREEPRGYKVLDELNTRPRTTYLAAVKNPNPALAPAGGHGADHTTAH
- a CDS encoding cytochrome c family protein, with protein sequence MSQIFRPRANQLARTSLVGGLVGLFVLAWAIGLLMRSDFVTGANTNVEQPVQFSHAHHVGGLGIDCRYCHTSVDQAAFANIPPTKTCMNCHSQIWATSPYLEPVRASWRTGESLQWVRVHNLPDFVYFNHAIHVKKGIGCETCHGRLDQMPGIYQAKSLQMEWCLDCHRRPEQYVRPREAVFEMGYRPAVSQAVLGPELVKAYDIQSLTTCSVCHR